In the Deltaproteobacteria bacterium genome, GTCTTGACGCGCAGCGGCCCGCCCGACGCGAGGGTCGTCCGGAACCCGGACGCAGACTCGCAGACGACACGACCGTCGATCAAGCGTGCGCGGGCGGGGCCGCTGCAGCGCCTTGATGTTGGGCGACACGCATCCTGGCCAGAGCATGAAGATGATGGAGACAGGCCCTCGAGGGTGTTATAGGGGACCCACAAATGGGCAAGGGCGCCAAGAAGCTGCTGCATGAAGCTCTCGCGTTGCCGACGGAAGAGCGAGCGGAACTCGCGGCAGAGTTGATCGCCAGCCTCGACGGTCCGGCCGACACCGACGTGGAAGCAGCATGGGCGGCCGAGATCGAGCGGCGCGCCGCCAAAGTCCTCTCAGGCGAGAGCGAGGGAACCCCCTGGGAAGAGGTCCGACGCCGGATCGAGCGTGAGATCTCGGGTCGGTGAACAAACCGGTTCGGACTGAGCCGGAGGCGGTCGACGAGCTACTCTCGCTGCGATCGGAGCCGCGGTTGAACTCATCCAACAGCACCCGGACGGTGGCAGCCGGGTGCCGGGCGTCAAGGACCAGGTACCCGCCCGCAACTGGTCCTGCGACGATTCCCGTACTCGGTCGTGTTCCTCGAACTCAAGACTGAGATTCGAGTCCTGGCCTTCGCACATCATCGCCGACGCCCAGGCTACTGGAGCGCTCGGCTACGATAGGCCGTGGCGGCCCAGCTTGCTAGGTCGCTCGGAGACGCATCCGCATGCACGACCCGGCCACCGAAGAATCCCGCGCAGACCCCTCGGACGCTGCAACCGCGCGCTACGCTTCGGCCGGCACGACGATCACGAACCGCTGCTGCTTGCCGAAGCCCATCGCCTCCTGCTCGGTGGCGGCGAGGAGGTCTAGGCGAAAGCCCTTGATCGCCGCTCCACAGTCCTCGGCGCGGAACCAGCCGAGGTCCTCGACCCACACCCACGAGCCGTACGGGATCAGCTGCGGGTCGACGGCGACGATACGGTTCTTCGGGTCGGCCTTGGTGAGGGTGGCCGTGAGTCCGTCGTCGAACTTGCCGTAGGCCGCGCTCCGCGGCGTGTACTTCGTCACCGTGAAGCGGCGTCCCCAGGACTTGGTCCCCACCGAGGGGGCCTGCTCGGTCGCCAGGAGGATCTTCTCCTGGCTGCGCGCGAGCGCGGAGAGCACTCCGCTCGACCGGGTGACGGACTTGCGGCACTCCCGAAGCCCCTGCGTGGTCTCACCGAGGCGCCGCGACGACGCCTCGAGCTTCGCGCCGCAGACGACGGCGCTGGCGAGCGTCACGTACAGCGTCCCCTTGAGCAGGCGCGTGGCGCGACGCAGCCTCCGGCAGTCCTGGCCGAGCGTCTCGAGCGTGCGCGGGTCGACGACGACGGCGGTTTCCCAGTCGGCTTTCATGGCGGGGGGCCAAGTCCAAGATGCGTGCCGCGAACGGAGTTTGACTGGGAAACAACCAGCCGCTCGACCGGGGCTGACGGATGCGGTAGCGGAGCGTGCGGCGCCTGGCCGGCCGGCGGCATGAGCTTCGCCCAGGCACCCGATGGTGCGCTGTGACGCCGGCGGCACACGCCGTGCCGGCGGCGGCACACCTTCGCAGCGTCTGCGGCGTCAGCGCCGCGCGATGCCGAAGCGCGCGCCGTACCAGTCGAGCAGCGACGGCACGACGCCCTCGAGCGCGGCGATCAGCCGGACGGTGGCCGGCACGTACACGCGGCGACGGCGTCGCTCGACGGCGCGCAGCACCTTGCGGACCACGACCGCGGGCGGGATGCGCCGGCCGCGCTGGAGGATGGGCGGCGTCCCGGGCCGGCTGAGCAGCGGCGTGTCGATGAGCAACGGGAACACGACGGTCAGCCCGATCCCCTCGAGCGCCAGCTCGGGTCGGATCGCCTCCGAGTACCCGGCGACGCCGAACTTGGCGGCCGAGTAGGCCGCGAGTCCGGGCCAGCCGTGCACCGCGGCGGTGGAGGCGAGGTTGACGACCTGGCCGCCCGCCGCGCGCAGCCACGGAAGTGTCGTCCGGATCGTGTTGGCGGTGCCGACGAGGTCGACTCGCAGCACGCGCTCGAAGTCCTCCGGCGCTTGTGCGGCCCAGGTGCCGGGCCCGAGGATCGCGGCGCAGTTGACGAGGAGATCGAGGCGGCCCCTGGGCGCCACGTGCTGCGCGACCACCCGCTCGAGCGCCGGCCGGTCGGCGACATCGGCCACCGCCGTCGCGATTCCCGCGCTGAGGGCGGCGGCCGTCTCTGCAAGCCCGCGGGCATCGACATCGAGCAGGACGAGGTCGTTCCGGGCGGCGGCGAGCGCTTCCGCGAAGCAACGGCCGATGCCGCTGCCCGCTCCGGTGATCAGCGCGACGCGATCCTGCAAGGGCGGCCGCAGACCTTCATTCGACGTAGCCGAGGCCCTGGAGGAACCTCCGCATCTCCGCCTCGTCGTCCTGCTCGTGGGTCATGCCGCCGTCGCCGTGGCGCGCCGCCGTGAGGCTCACCGGGTGCGCGGCGAGGTACGCCGGGTCGAGCGCCTCCTCGACGACGCGCCCGTCCAGGTCGTCGGGCAGCGGCACGCCGAGCAGGTGAAGCGCCGTCGGCAGCACGTCGGCGAGGCTTGGCGCGTCGAGCACGGCGCCCTTGCGGAAGGGACCGCCGGCGGCGACCAGGATGCCCTCGAAGGTGTGCGAGCCGTTGTTGCGGCGCAGCGCCGCCGGCGGCACGGGGCTCACCAGCCGGTCGAGGTCGGGCCCGCCGTGGTAGCCCGTCACGGTCTCGACGATCAGGTCGGGAGCGCTCGCCACGTGCGGGCCCGCGTACACCTCCTCGCGCAACGCGACCCGCGCGACGAGGGGCGCGCCCGTGTCCGGATCGCGGAGCGCGGCGAGCTCGCGGGCGAGCGTGCGGCGCAGCCGCTCGTAGTCCTCGCCCGGGGCGACCGTGCCCTTCGGCTGGCGGCCCGCCAGGTTCACCCAGACGCCACTCACCGGATAGTGGATGGGGACCGCATAGGCGCGGGTCCGTTCCCACGCGATGGCGCCAGTCGCCTTGCGCAGCGCGCGCAGCGAACGTCCGAGGCGCTCGGGCAGGCGACGCTTGAGCCACAGCCGCCCGGGCAGCGCCAGCCGCCCGCGCTCGAGCACGCGGCCGAGCGTGGTCGCGACGCGCGCCCGGCCGGCGCCGGCCCGCTCGAGGTATCCGCGGGCGGCGAGGAAGGCGTTCAGGTTCACGTGACGGGACGGCGCGGGACCACCGCCGTGGTCGGAGACGACGATCACCGCGGTGTCGTCGTCGAGCCCGCCCGTGAGCCGCCCGATCACTCCGTCGATCTCGACGTAGGCGCGCTCGATGACGGTGCGCAACGCCGGGGGCGCCGCCGGGTCGTGCAGCGGCGAGCGCGGATCGTGAAACGCCCAGAAGGCGTGATGGAGCGTGTCCGGGATGCCGGTGAACCCGATCACCAGCTCGAAGCCACGCGCGACCCAGCGCCCGACGGCGCGCTCGAGCCCCTCGAGCTCGACGCGGTTCGAGGCCTCGAGCGCCGCCACGTCGAGCGACTTCATCGCCGCCGCCGTCTGGTCGTACGAGAGCGGACTCGCCGGCCCGAGCTCCGCCTCGGCCTCGACGGGGCGGACGTACGTCCGGCGCCGGTCGGGGAGCGGAAAGCCGGAGACCACCACGCCGTTCGGGACGTCCCACGGCGGGTAGGTCATCGGAATGCG is a window encoding:
- a CDS encoding SDR family NAD(P)-dependent oxidoreductase — protein: MRPPLQDRVALITGAGSGIGRCFAEALAAARNDLVLLDVDARGLAETAAALSAGIATAVADVADRPALERVVAQHVAPRGRLDLLVNCAAILGPGTWAAQAPEDFERVLRVDLVGTANTIRTTLPWLRAAGGQVVNLASTAAVHGWPGLAAYSAAKFGVAGYSEAIRPELALEGIGLTVVFPLLIDTPLLSRPGTPPILQRGRRIPPAVVVRKVLRAVERRRRRVYVPATVRLIAALEGVVPSLLDWYGARFGIARR